In a genomic window of Balaenoptera ricei isolate mBalRic1 chromosome 3, mBalRic1.hap2, whole genome shotgun sequence:
- the TMED1 gene encoding transmembrane emp24 domain-containing protein 1 — protein MMAAGAALALALWLLLPPVGVGGAGPPPIQDGEFTFLLPAGRKQCFYQSAPANASLETEYQVIGGAGLDVDFTLESPQGVLLVSESRKADGVHTVEPTEAGDYKLCFDNSFSTISEKLVFFELIFDSLQDDEEVEGWAEAVEPEEMLDVKMEDIKESIETMRIRLERSIQMLTLLRAFEARDRNLQEGNLERVNFWSAVNVAVLLLVAVLQVCTLKRFFQDKRPVPT, from the exons ATGATGGCGGCCGGCGCGGCCTTAGCCTTGGCCCTGTGGCTACTATTGCCgccagtgggggtgggaggggcagggcccccGCCGATCCAGGACGGCGAGTTCACGTTCCTACTGCCTGCGGGGCGGAAGCAATGTTTCTATCAGTCCGCGCCGGCCAACGCAAGCCTTGAGACTGAGTACCAG GTGATCGGAGGTGCTGGGCTGGACGTGGATTTCACTCTGGAGAGCCCTCAGGGAGTGCTGCTGGTCAGTGAGTCCCGCAAGGCAGACGGTGTGCACAC GGTGGAGCCCACGGAGGCCGGGGATTACAAGCTGTGCTTTGACAACTCCTTCAGCACCATCTCAGAGAAGCTGGTGTTCTTTGAACTCATCTTTGACAGCCTGCAGGATGATGAGGAGGTGGAGGGTTGGGCAGAGGCTGTGGAGCCCGAGGAGATGCTGGATGTCAAGATGGAGGACATCAAG GAGTCCATCGAGACCATGAGGATCCGGCTTGAGCGCAGCATCCAAATGCTGACTCTGCTGCGGGCCTTTGAGGCACGTGACCGCAACCTGCAAGAGGGCAACCTGGAGCGGGTCAACTTCTGGTCGGCCGTGAACGTGGCCGTGTTGCTGCTCGTGGCTGTGCTGCAAGTCTGCACGCTCAAGCGCTTCTTTCAAGACAAGCGGCCCGTGCCTACGTAG